From a single Granulicella aggregans genomic region:
- a CDS encoding ABC transporter permease, translating to MEFKEAVKIALQSLWANKLRSVLTLLGVVIGVASVIAVVTLVNGANTYVATKFSSYGADVFTVSKMPQFITSAEDYERFQRRKDILFPDYQYIVDNCHRCVGIGAQQATVGKIVRGTESVTDSSIRGYTWQMPSLQNLNIMEGRGFTEADEEHASHVAIIGTDIQDHLFQGIDPIGQELRVDGENYTVIGISEKQGSTFGASQDNWVAVPLTTYQKSYGTAKTLTIYVKAGEAGPRLEAAADEVRVLVRSRRHDAPGVPDSFELDTNSTLVGFFGTITAIFGSVAGGLALLALIVGGIVIMNIMLVSVTERTREIGIRKALGAKPNDILLQFLIESATMALVGGVFGVVGGVLVAEVVTLVAGFPSTIAPWSVLMGLLMATSTGIFFGVYPARKAALLDPIVALRAD from the coding sequence ATGGAATTCAAAGAGGCGGTAAAGATCGCGCTGCAGTCGCTATGGGCGAACAAACTGCGCTCCGTGCTGACGCTGCTAGGCGTGGTGATCGGCGTGGCCAGCGTGATCGCGGTGGTGACGCTGGTGAACGGCGCGAATACCTACGTCGCGACGAAGTTCTCGAGTTATGGCGCGGATGTCTTTACCGTTTCCAAGATGCCGCAGTTCATTACCTCAGCCGAGGACTACGAGCGGTTTCAGCGGCGTAAGGACATCCTGTTTCCCGACTACCAGTACATCGTAGACAACTGCCATCGCTGCGTGGGGATCGGAGCGCAGCAGGCGACGGTGGGCAAGATCGTGCGTGGGACGGAGTCGGTGACCGATTCGAGCATTCGCGGCTACACGTGGCAGATGCCTTCGCTGCAAAACCTGAACATCATGGAAGGGCGGGGCTTTACCGAGGCCGATGAAGAGCATGCGTCGCACGTGGCGATCATTGGGACGGACATCCAGGACCATCTCTTCCAGGGGATCGATCCGATCGGCCAGGAGTTACGGGTGGACGGCGAAAACTACACGGTGATTGGCATTAGCGAGAAGCAGGGAAGCACCTTTGGGGCGAGCCAGGACAACTGGGTTGCGGTGCCTCTGACTACGTACCAGAAGAGCTATGGCACCGCGAAGACGTTGACGATCTACGTGAAGGCGGGCGAGGCCGGGCCGAGGCTTGAAGCCGCGGCGGACGAGGTTCGAGTGCTGGTGAGGTCGCGCCGGCATGACGCGCCGGGAGTGCCCGACTCTTTCGAGCTCGATACCAACAGTACGTTGGTGGGCTTCTTCGGGACGATCACGGCGATCTTCGGGAGTGTTGCTGGAGGACTGGCGCTGCTTGCGCTGATTGTGGGCGGCATTGTGATTATGAACATCATGTTGGTCAGCGTGACGGAGCGAACCCGCGAGATTGGAATCCGCAAGGCGCTGGGAGCGAAACCGAACGACATTTTGCTGCAGTTTTTGATCGAGTCGGCGACGATGGCGCTGGTTGGCGGTGTCTTCGGAGTGGTCGGAGGTGTGCTGGTCGCGGAGGTCGTGACCCTGGTGGCCGGGTTCCCCTCGACGATCGCGCCGTGGAGCGTTTTGATGGGGCTGCTGATGGCGACGTCTACCGGTATCTTCTTCGGAGTGTATCCGGCACGCAAAGCGGCGCTGCTGGATCCGATTGTGGCTTTGAGAGCGGATTAG
- a CDS encoding ABC transporter permease, with product MRIADANETVKMALDTLRTNKLRSGLTILGIVIGVMTVIVISSVVTGLNNSVSDLVQSLGSNVLFVFRFPVFGQRPTTEMLTRKQMTYEDAMAMRDLPHVVAVSPALQHTDNQAPGRGGTTAIKAGAKKMQNTILEGDTPAATEVSELDMREGRFFTESDQERAASVVVLGSDTADGLFEGQSALGKEVEVGGKLFTVVGVLEKQKQAFGGGKNPQDNKAFFPITTFHHIHPEQLDYWISLKYDDPKNRPLVEDELTELLRRRRKVANEAPDNFAIFGTDSLTRLWTQITGGLFLLLAALSSVALLVGGVGVMNIMLVSVTERTREIGIRKAIGATKQTILGQFTLEAVTLCAVGGVIGVALGAGIALGLKFLLPSALSTIWVSVAFLSACGIGLVFGIYPAWKAANLNPIEALRYE from the coding sequence ATGCGGATAGCGGACGCGAACGAGACGGTAAAGATGGCGCTGGATACGCTGCGGACAAATAAGCTGCGCAGCGGATTGACGATCCTTGGCATCGTGATCGGAGTGATGACGGTGATCGTGATCTCGTCGGTGGTGACGGGGTTGAACAATAGCGTCTCGGACCTGGTGCAGTCGCTGGGTTCGAACGTGCTGTTTGTCTTCCGGTTTCCGGTCTTTGGGCAGCGGCCGACGACGGAGATGTTGACCCGCAAACAGATGACCTACGAGGACGCGATGGCGATGCGCGACCTTCCGCATGTGGTGGCTGTCTCTCCGGCGTTGCAGCATACGGACAACCAGGCCCCTGGACGGGGCGGCACGACAGCCATCAAGGCCGGCGCGAAGAAGATGCAGAACACGATCCTTGAAGGCGACACGCCCGCAGCGACCGAGGTAAGCGAGCTGGACATGCGCGAGGGCCGCTTCTTCACAGAGAGCGACCAGGAGCGCGCTGCCAGCGTGGTGGTGCTGGGCAGCGATACGGCCGACGGGCTGTTCGAAGGGCAGAGCGCGCTCGGCAAAGAGGTCGAGGTTGGAGGCAAGCTGTTCACTGTCGTGGGTGTGCTGGAGAAGCAGAAACAGGCCTTTGGCGGCGGCAAGAACCCGCAGGACAACAAGGCCTTCTTCCCGATCACGACGTTTCACCATATTCATCCGGAGCAACTGGATTACTGGATCTCGCTGAAGTACGACGATCCCAAGAACCGTCCCCTGGTGGAGGATGAGCTGACCGAGCTGCTGCGGCGGCGGCGCAAGGTGGCGAACGAGGCACCGGATAACTTCGCGATCTTCGGGACAGACTCGTTGACGCGGCTTTGGACGCAGATTACGGGCGGTCTCTTCCTGCTGCTGGCGGCGCTTTCAAGCGTCGCGCTGCTGGTGGGCGGCGTGGGTGTGATGAACATCATGCTGGTCAGCGTTACGGAGCGAACTCGCGAGATAGGCATTCGAAAGGCGATTGGGGCTACCAAGCAGACGATCCTGGGGCAGTTCACGCTGGAGGCGGTCACGCTGTGTGCCGTCGGTGGTGTGATCGGAGTTGCGCTGGGAGCGGGGATTGCGCTGGGGCTGAAGTTCCTGCTGCCGTCGGCGCTGTCGACGATCTGGGTCTCGGTGGCCTTCCTGAGCGCGTGCGGAATTGGGCTGGTCTTCGGGATCTATCCCGCGTGGAAGGCGGCGAACCTGAATCCGATCGAGGCGCTGCGATACGAGTAG
- the hpnI gene encoding bacteriohopanetetrol glucosamine biosynthesis glycosyltransferase HpnI codes for MQTGAPLLAMAVRVLLTLLTLSGLAYSLIALWGARDFVRSWRRQVATESIAPDVTILKPMKGVETRMDAGLRSHCVQQYAGRFELLFGVTSLEDMAVPEIERLRAEFPAVDIRLVECPERLGTSGKVSNLVQMLREAKYAHVVINDSDIEVSPSYLTNVMRGFSDSQVGLVTAPYIGSTAVNGAGRTVWAKLEALGIATDFLPGVLTARKLEGGIRFGLGSTLATTKTAVAKIGGLETLADELADDYMLGYRISQAGYKVQLCGEVVKTTVPAYDFKGFWDHQVRWARTTRDSRKLGYVGLGVTYCLPWAFSTVIASGFALWSFALLSLVLLARVSVALVVGVGVLGDGQVLRDLWLLPVRDVFGLLFWAWSFAGDTVVWRGESFRLKDGRLSRL; via the coding sequence ATGCAGACCGGAGCACCTTTACTTGCAATGGCTGTCCGGGTGCTGCTCACGCTGCTGACCCTGTCAGGACTGGCTTATTCGCTGATTGCGCTGTGGGGTGCAAGAGATTTCGTACGCTCATGGCGACGTCAGGTGGCGACCGAGAGCATAGCTCCGGACGTCACCATTCTGAAGCCGATGAAAGGTGTCGAAACGCGGATGGACGCGGGGCTGCGTAGCCACTGCGTTCAGCAATATGCCGGGCGATTCGAACTGCTATTTGGCGTGACGTCTCTTGAAGATATGGCGGTCCCCGAGATTGAGCGGTTGCGCGCAGAGTTTCCTGCGGTAGATATTCGGCTGGTCGAGTGTCCGGAGCGGTTGGGCACGTCAGGCAAGGTGAGCAACCTGGTGCAGATGCTTCGCGAAGCGAAGTACGCGCATGTTGTGATCAATGACAGTGACATTGAAGTTTCGCCCAGCTACCTGACGAATGTTATGCGGGGATTCAGCGATTCGCAGGTGGGATTGGTGACTGCGCCATATATCGGTAGCACTGCTGTGAATGGGGCAGGACGAACAGTCTGGGCGAAGCTGGAGGCGCTGGGGATCGCAACGGACTTTTTGCCCGGGGTGCTGACGGCGCGGAAGCTCGAAGGCGGCATCCGCTTCGGACTGGGATCGACGCTGGCTACGACGAAGACGGCCGTCGCGAAGATCGGCGGTCTGGAGACGCTTGCCGATGAGCTTGCCGATGACTACATGCTCGGATACCGGATCAGCCAAGCCGGATACAAAGTTCAACTGTGCGGCGAGGTGGTGAAGACGACCGTGCCTGCCTATGACTTCAAGGGCTTCTGGGACCACCAGGTACGGTGGGCGCGGACGACGCGGGATTCGCGCAAGCTGGGGTATGTTGGTCTCGGCGTGACATACTGCCTGCCGTGGGCGTTTTCGACGGTGATTGCGAGCGGCTTCGCTCTGTGGAGCTTCGCGCTGCTGAGCCTTGTACTGCTGGCACGGGTCTCAGTGGCGCTGGTTGTCGGTGTGGGCGTGCTGGGAGATGGTCAGGTGCTGCGCGATCTCTGGCTGCTACCGGTGCGGGACGTCTTCGGGCTGCTCTTCTGGGCCTGGAGCTTCGCGGGCGATACGGTGGTGTGGCGCGGAGAGAGCTTCCGGCTGAAGGATGGGCGGCTGTCGCGGCTATGA
- a CDS encoding Rieske 2Fe-2S domain-containing protein has product MIQNGTLTNIAGPATELIFGDWYPAVRTETLRIGKMTTALLLGVPLLLGRKKDGKTFAMKDLCPHRGIPLSAGWFDGETVMCKYHGWRFEPCGGQCQEIPSLTQIDTLDASKIYATSYPCAERDGYAWVYLPAAGSGRVSGELPAVPELPKFSEKFRSAHLVAELPCNVDHGIIGLMDPAHGPFVHQAWWWRSRASIHEKVKHFEPIPEGFRMSAHAPSGNSAPYKLLGVYGEPITTTIDFVLPNRRYETIRCGPKWFSSLTTVTPITPSTCRIDVIAAWNVFYHVPFVTSIATFFGARFVGQDQQTMIEQAQGLRYNPGLMLIDDADKPAKWYFALKQARLKGTGEHPLSGPVTLHWRS; this is encoded by the coding sequence TTGATTCAGAACGGCACATTGACGAACATTGCCGGACCAGCGACCGAGTTGATCTTCGGCGACTGGTATCCGGCGGTGCGCACGGAGACCTTGCGCATCGGCAAGATGACCACGGCGCTGCTTCTCGGCGTGCCGCTCTTGCTCGGACGGAAGAAGGATGGAAAGACCTTCGCGATGAAGGACCTCTGTCCGCATCGGGGGATCCCGCTCTCGGCGGGATGGTTCGATGGCGAGACGGTGATGTGCAAGTACCACGGCTGGCGGTTTGAACCCTGCGGCGGACAGTGCCAGGAGATTCCTTCGTTGACACAGATCGATACGCTTGATGCGTCGAAGATCTATGCCACGTCGTATCCATGTGCCGAGCGCGATGGATATGCCTGGGTGTATCTGCCTGCCGCGGGATCGGGGCGTGTGAGTGGCGAGCTTCCTGCGGTGCCAGAGCTGCCGAAGTTTTCGGAGAAGTTCCGGAGCGCACATCTGGTGGCGGAGCTGCCGTGCAACGTCGATCACGGGATTATTGGGTTGATGGACCCGGCGCACGGGCCGTTCGTACACCAGGCGTGGTGGTGGCGTTCGCGGGCGAGCATCCATGAGAAGGTGAAGCACTTCGAGCCGATCCCGGAGGGTTTTCGTATGTCGGCCCATGCGCCTTCGGGCAATAGCGCGCCCTATAAGCTGCTGGGTGTTTATGGTGAGCCGATTACGACGACCATCGATTTTGTGCTGCCAAACCGGCGGTACGAGACGATTCGTTGCGGGCCGAAGTGGTTCTCCAGCCTGACGACCGTGACGCCGATTACGCCGTCGACCTGCCGAATCGATGTGATCGCTGCATGGAACGTCTTTTACCATGTGCCATTTGTAACTTCAATCGCTACATTCTTCGGCGCGCGGTTTGTGGGGCAGGACCAGCAGACGATGATCGAACAGGCGCAGGGCTTGCGTTACAACCCAGGATTGATGCTGATCGATGATGCAGACAAGCCCGCAAAGTGGTACTTCGCGCTGAAGCAGGCGAGGTTGAAAGGCACCGGCGAGCATCCTCTGAGCGGGCCGGTCACGCTGCACTGGAGAAGCTGA
- a CDS encoding L,D-transpeptidase family protein — MRKNGTKIRVLFLIVLIGAALVAFVLLPRRGQAPLPPNARADFVLVEKASHTMTLFEHGQPIRTYRIALGRGGLRQKLQAGDNKVPEGMYRIAGRNPKSTFHRALRISYPLPEQEIQARQRGLAAGGDIMIHGIRNGLGWIGSMQRRFDWTKGCIAVDDAEIEEIWRVVPDGTPIEIRP; from the coding sequence TTGAGAAAGAATGGCACCAAAATCAGAGTCTTGTTTCTCATCGTGTTGATTGGCGCAGCCCTGGTTGCATTTGTTCTATTGCCTAGACGTGGGCAAGCGCCACTTCCGCCAAATGCTCGTGCGGACTTCGTTCTTGTTGAGAAGGCCTCTCATACGATGACCCTGTTTGAGCACGGCCAGCCAATCAGGACCTACCGTATTGCGCTGGGGCGCGGTGGTCTGAGACAGAAGCTTCAAGCAGGGGATAATAAGGTTCCTGAAGGTATGTATCGGATCGCCGGAAGAAATCCAAAGAGCACTTTTCATCGCGCTCTCCGCATCAGCTATCCGCTACCTGAGCAGGAAATTCAGGCTCGCCAACGTGGATTGGCTGCCGGGGGCGACATTATGATTCACGGTATCCGCAACGGCCTTGGCTGGATAGGTTCGATGCAACGGCGGTTCGACTGGACGAAAGGCTGCATCGCAGTGGACGACGCGGAGATTGAAGAGATCTGGCGTGTGGTTCCGGACGGAACCCCAATTGAAATTCGTCCTTAG
- a CDS encoding EamA family transporter: MADRNGHATWKTLLAFAMIYFVWGSTFFAIRIGVHEMPPLLFAAMRFLAAGLALTGWTVASREPLPNARQWISVLLLAFLIFVVDYGFLFWAEQRVPSGIAAVMMATIPAFIALAEIVFLRTQKLTPRLALALLIGICGVGVLLSHSLNLGSAAIDLRGALALMVGAISWSLASVLSKKLSLPASKVQSSGLQMLLGGILLTMIAASLGEFHNFHPSLVSANAWLALLYLIVFGSIIGFTAYVWLIHHESPTKVGTYAYVNPVVAVLLGYFAGGEALGVRTIIGTLCILVSIIVITTTRTKTT, translated from the coding sequence ATGGCCGACCGTAACGGGCACGCGACCTGGAAGACATTGCTGGCCTTCGCGATGATTTATTTCGTCTGGGGCTCGACCTTCTTCGCCATCCGCATAGGTGTCCACGAGATGCCTCCGCTGCTCTTCGCCGCGATGCGCTTCCTCGCAGCGGGGCTGGCCCTGACTGGATGGACAGTGGCAAGCCGTGAACCGCTCCCGAACGCGCGGCAGTGGATCTCCGTGCTTCTGCTCGCCTTCCTGATCTTCGTCGTCGATTACGGCTTTCTCTTCTGGGCCGAACAACGCGTCCCTTCCGGCATCGCCGCCGTCATGATGGCGACCATACCAGCCTTCATCGCGCTGGCGGAGATCGTCTTCCTGCGCACCCAGAAGCTGACACCGCGTCTTGCGCTGGCATTGCTGATCGGCATCTGCGGAGTCGGCGTGCTGCTGAGCCACTCCTTGAATCTCGGGAGTGCCGCAATCGATCTCCGCGGAGCGCTCGCCCTGATGGTGGGAGCGATCAGTTGGTCGCTCGCGTCGGTCCTCTCAAAGAAGCTTTCCCTGCCAGCATCCAAGGTGCAAAGCTCCGGCCTGCAGATGCTTCTGGGAGGAATCCTTTTGACGATGATCGCGGCGTCTCTCGGAGAGTTCCACAACTTCCACCCCTCTTTGGTCTCTGCGAACGCATGGCTGGCACTGCTCTACCTCATCGTCTTCGGCTCCATCATCGGCTTCACCGCATACGTCTGGCTGATCCATCACGAGTCACCGACAAAGGTCGGCACCTATGCCTACGTGAACCCTGTGGTGGCAGTCCTACTGGGCTACTTCGCCGGCGGCGAAGCTCTCGGAGTCAGGACCATCATCGGAACACTCTGCATCCTGGTCAGCATCATCGTGATCACGACAACACGCACCAAGACGACGTAA
- a CDS encoding M1 family metallopeptidase: MPKTVLPEHYTLALTPDLKAATFAGDETIDVTLLAPSKTITLNAIEIAFKSVKATAGTGMAQTATVSLDPDKEQATFTFPAELPAGKVKLAIAYTGILNNELRGFYLSKTDKRNYAVTQFESTDARRAFPSFDEPAFKATFDISLTVDAGDTVISNTNVIADKPAGAGLHTMTFATTPKMSTYLVAFLVGDFKCVSGESDGTPIRACATPGQEEKGKFAVEAAEYILHYYNNYFGIKYPMPKLDMIAIPDFEAGAMENFGAITYRETDFLIDEKTASLNQKKNVAVVVAHEMAHQWFGDMVTMQWWDNIWLNEGFATWMETKSVASWHPEWHYSQDEATVLEDTLNLDSQPTTHAIRATADTPSEINEMFDGISYGKGGAVLAMVENYLGAETFRQGVHNYLAAHLYGNATAEDFWGAQTANSHKPVDKIMESFVAQPGVPLVTFTGDGNAKVEADESRFYLNPTPQTGISESWTIPVCFKGTSESNCELLSGRKHGSEKLKAPAAPFLFADGGGKGYYRTLYPKPVYSAIVAHAETSLTPEERISLLGNEWAMMRSGHGAVGEYLDLIAALRTDPNAIVLEEALGKMGTINDRVATEAEREQLAAWIRDEFSPVYRALGAGSAEESQDKKQMRALLLGVLGNAGDPAVLAEVKMLAAKYVKDPSSVDPSLAHVALGVAASHGDAALYDDLLALSEKTSDPGIKTSALFLTASFKEPALVKRTLDLVAEGKVRNQDSWILLSALLNHRETREQAWTYIQQNWTRISAQFTTSSGTRVVAATGSFCSVEKRDEVLSFFATHKVMASERTLKQAADSISACVQLHQAQEPNLKQWLAARGTTSGVAGK, translated from the coding sequence TTGCCGAAGACCGTTTTGCCGGAGCATTACACGCTGGCGCTTACGCCGGATCTGAAGGCAGCGACTTTCGCTGGCGATGAGACGATCGATGTCACACTGCTAGCTCCTTCGAAGACGATCACGCTGAATGCGATCGAGATCGCGTTCAAGAGTGTGAAGGCCACGGCGGGTACAGGCATGGCACAAACTGCGACCGTATCGCTCGATCCAGATAAGGAGCAGGCGACCTTTACCTTTCCTGCGGAGCTTCCCGCCGGAAAAGTGAAGCTTGCGATTGCGTACACGGGCATCCTGAACAATGAGCTGCGCGGGTTTTATCTCTCGAAGACCGACAAGCGGAACTATGCTGTAACGCAGTTTGAATCGACCGATGCGCGGCGGGCGTTTCCTTCGTTCGACGAGCCGGCGTTCAAGGCGACCTTCGATATCTCGCTCACCGTCGATGCGGGCGATACGGTGATCTCGAACACGAATGTGATTGCAGACAAGCCCGCGGGGGCGGGGCTTCACACGATGACCTTCGCGACGACGCCGAAGATGTCGACGTACCTGGTTGCGTTCCTGGTGGGCGACTTCAAGTGCGTCTCCGGAGAGAGTGACGGCACGCCCATCCGCGCCTGCGCGACGCCGGGACAGGAAGAGAAGGGCAAGTTCGCCGTCGAGGCAGCCGAGTACATCCTGCACTACTACAACAACTACTTCGGGATTAAATATCCCATGCCCAAGCTCGACATGATCGCGATCCCGGACTTCGAAGCCGGGGCCATGGAAAACTTTGGCGCGATCACGTATCGCGAGACGGACTTTCTGATCGATGAGAAGACGGCGTCGCTGAACCAGAAGAAGAACGTCGCCGTAGTGGTGGCGCATGAGATGGCGCACCAATGGTTTGGCGACATGGTGACGATGCAGTGGTGGGACAACATCTGGCTGAACGAAGGCTTTGCGACGTGGATGGAGACGAAGTCGGTCGCAAGCTGGCATCCGGAGTGGCACTACTCGCAGGACGAGGCGACGGTGCTCGAGGACACGCTGAACCTCGACTCGCAGCCGACGACCCACGCCATTCGCGCGACGGCGGATACGCCCTCCGAGATCAACGAGATGTTCGATGGCATCAGCTACGGAAAGGGTGGCGCGGTGCTGGCGATGGTGGAGAATTATCTAGGAGCGGAGACCTTCCGCCAAGGCGTCCATAACTATCTTGCAGCTCACCTCTACGGAAACGCCACGGCGGAAGACTTCTGGGGGGCGCAGACGGCAAACAGCCATAAGCCGGTGGATAAGATCATGGAGTCCTTCGTGGCGCAGCCAGGAGTTCCGCTGGTGACGTTTACGGGTGACGGCAACGCGAAGGTGGAGGCGGACGAGAGCCGGTTCTACCTAAACCCAACCCCTCAAACTGGAATCTCGGAGAGCTGGACCATTCCGGTTTGCTTCAAGGGCACGAGCGAAAGCAACTGCGAGCTTCTATCCGGCAGAAAGCACGGAAGCGAGAAGTTGAAGGCTCCGGCAGCGCCCTTTCTCTTCGCGGATGGTGGTGGCAAAGGCTACTACCGCACGCTGTATCCCAAGCCCGTCTATAGCGCTATCGTCGCTCATGCGGAAACCTCGCTGACGCCTGAGGAGCGCATCAGCCTGCTGGGCAATGAGTGGGCGATGATGCGTTCCGGGCACGGTGCAGTAGGTGAATACCTCGACCTGATTGCGGCACTCCGCACCGATCCCAATGCCATTGTTCTGGAAGAAGCCCTAGGTAAGATGGGGACGATCAACGATCGCGTGGCGACGGAAGCAGAGCGCGAACAGCTCGCTGCGTGGATTCGCGATGAGTTCTCTCCGGTCTACCGGGCGCTCGGCGCGGGCTCAGCCGAAGAGTCGCAGGACAAGAAGCAGATGCGGGCTCTCCTCCTCGGGGTGCTCGGGAACGCGGGTGATCCTGCCGTCCTGGCGGAGGTGAAGATGCTGGCTGCGAAGTACGTGAAGGATCCTTCCTCGGTCGACCCCAGTTTGGCCCATGTCGCTCTAGGGGTTGCGGCGAGCCATGGTGACGCAGCACTCTACGACGATCTGCTGGCGCTGAGCGAGAAGACGAGCGACCCCGGGATCAAGACGAGCGCGCTCTTTCTCACGGCGTCGTTCAAGGAGCCGGCGCTGGTGAAGCGCACGCTCGATCTCGTGGCGGAGGGCAAGGTGCGGAACCAGGATAGCTGGATCCTGCTCTCCGCCCTGCTCAACCATCGGGAGACGCGCGAACAGGCGTGGACCTATATCCAACAAAACTGGACCCGTATCTCGGCGCAGTTCACCACCAGCTCCGGGACGAGGGTTGTGGCGGCTACGGGCAGCTTCTGTTCCGTGGAGAAGCGAGACGAAGTGTTGAGCTTCTTCGCCACCCACAAGGTGATGGCTTCGGAGCGCACGCTGAAGCAGGCGGCGGACAGCATCAGCGCGTGTGTCCAACTGCATCAAGCGCAGGAGCCGAACCTCAAGCAGTGGCTTGCGGCAAGAGGCACGACTTCGGGAGTGGCTGGAAAGTAG
- a CDS encoding voltage-gated chloride channel family protein — MPKFSFRTPETSRTPGTLFEPLQLLLYLLQWLPIASAVGILAGSASALLLVSLTKATEIREGHIWLVALLPLAGLAVGALYWYTGRSVEAGNNLILDEIHAEVQNPEAVIPFRMTPLILLGTFVTHLFGGSAGREGTAIQTGASLADQLCRPLRLNGEQRRIVLMMGISAGFASVFGTPLAGTVFGLEVLALGALSYEAIVPCVVAAFVGEMVTRAWGVTHTVYTVDTVPPMSLRGLLCAIVAGIAFGLMAMAFAELTHAIKRLGARYIAWPPLRPFMGGAIVATVVFSLGTAHTRRFLGLGVPEIVDAFHKILPPYDFAAKTLFTSVTLGMGFKGGEVTPLFYIGATMGNALSHILPLPPSLLAGMGFVAVFAGAANTPIASTLMAVELFGAEAGAYAGIACILSYLFSGHSGIYTAQRVGRAKHLLNAKEEGLSLAQIAKEREEATK; from the coding sequence ATGCCGAAGTTCTCGTTCCGCACGCCAGAGACGTCCCGAACCCCGGGAACCCTCTTCGAACCTCTTCAGCTGCTCTTGTATCTGCTGCAATGGCTTCCGATTGCCTCGGCGGTCGGCATCCTCGCAGGGTCCGCCTCCGCGCTCTTGCTCGTCTCGCTTACGAAGGCGACGGAGATCCGTGAGGGCCACATCTGGCTCGTCGCCCTGCTTCCGCTGGCCGGACTGGCCGTTGGGGCTCTCTACTGGTACACGGGCAGGTCGGTCGAGGCGGGGAACAACCTGATCCTCGATGAGATCCACGCGGAGGTGCAGAACCCGGAAGCGGTCATCCCCTTCCGCATGACGCCCCTGATCCTTCTTGGGACCTTCGTCACGCACCTCTTCGGCGGTTCTGCAGGCCGTGAAGGCACGGCGATCCAGACTGGAGCTTCGCTTGCCGACCAGCTATGCCGGCCTCTCCGTCTGAACGGCGAGCAGCGCCGAATCGTGCTGATGATGGGCATCAGCGCAGGCTTCGCTTCGGTCTTCGGAACTCCGCTGGCAGGCACCGTCTTCGGGCTCGAAGTCCTCGCCCTGGGCGCTCTCTCCTACGAGGCGATCGTGCCCTGCGTTGTCGCTGCCTTCGTCGGGGAGATGGTCACACGCGCCTGGGGCGTCACGCACACCGTCTACACCGTAGATACCGTTCCTCCCATGAGCCTGCGCGGCCTGCTCTGCGCCATCGTCGCCGGTATCGCATTCGGCCTGATGGCGATGGCCTTCGCCGAGCTCACCCACGCCATCAAACGCCTTGGAGCGAGGTACATCGCTTGGCCACCTTTGCGTCCCTTCATGGGAGGAGCGATCGTCGCCACCGTCGTCTTCTCCCTAGGCACCGCGCACACCCGGAGATTCCTCGGCCTGGGCGTTCCGGAGATCGTCGACGCCTTCCACAAGATCCTGCCGCCGTATGACTTCGCCGCGAAGACCCTCTTCACCTCGGTCACGCTGGGCATGGGCTTCAAGGGCGGCGAAGTCACGCCGCTCTTCTACATCGGCGCGACCATGGGCAACGCGCTCTCGCACATCCTCCCGCTACCGCCTAGCCTGCTTGCCGGCATGGGCTTCGTCGCCGTCTTTGCCGGAGCGGCAAACACTCCCATCGCTTCTACGCTGATGGCGGTCGAGCTCTTCGGTGCCGAAGCCGGTGCCTATGCCGGCATCGCCTGCATCCTCAGCTATCTCTTCTCCGGGCACTCCGGCATCTACACCGCCCAGCGAGTAGGCCGGGCCAAGCACCTTCTCAACGCGAAGGAAGAAGGTCTCTCCCTCGCCCAGATCGCGAAGGAACGCGAAGAGGCCACCAAGTAG